From a single Phragmites australis chromosome 7, lpPhrAust1.1, whole genome shotgun sequence genomic region:
- the LOC133924015 gene encoding UDP-glycosyltransferase 85A2-like has product MGSLPPAEGERRPPHVVMVPYPAQGHVTPMLQLAKLLHARGFHVTFVNNEFNHRRHLRARGPRALDGAPGFRFAAIDDGLPRYDADATQDVPALCRSTMTTCLPRFKGLIARLNAEAEGGDGEMPPVTCVVGDSTMTFALRAARELGLRCATLWTASACGFIGYYHYRHLVERGLVPLKDEAQLCDGYLDTTVVDWIPGAPRDGLRLRDFPSFVRTTDPDDIMLNFFIHETAAMSQASAVVINTFDELEAPLLDAMAELLPPVYTVGPLPLTVRNNVPDDSPVAAIGSNLWKEQDAPLRWLDGRAPRSVVYVNFGSITVMSNEQLAEFAWGLANTGYAFLWNVRPDLVKGDESPGLPPEFAAATEGRSMLSTWCPQAAVLAHEAVGVFLTHSGWNSTLESICGGVPMVCWPFFAEQQTNCRYKRTEWGIGMEVGDEVRRTEVEALIREAMEGEKGQEMRRRVAELRESAVAAARPGGRSMRNVDRLIDEVLQH; this is encoded by the coding sequence ATGGGATCGCTGCCGCCGGCGGAGGGTGagcggcggccgccgcacgtGGTGATGGTCCCGTACCCGGCGCAGGGCCACGTGACGCCGATGCTGCAGCTGGCCAAGCTCCTCCACGCGCGGGGTTTCCACGTCACCTTCGTCAACAACGAGTTCAACCACCGCCGCCACCTGCGCGCGCGTGGCCCGCGGGCGCTCGACGGCGCGCCCGGGTTCCGCTTCGCCGCCATCGACGACGGCCTCCCGCGCTACGACGCCGACGCCACCCAGGACGTCCCCGCGCTCTGCCGCTCCACCATGACCACCTGCCTGCCCAGGttcaagggcctcatcgccaGGCTCAACGCCGAGGCcgagggcggcgacggcgagatGCCACCCGTGACATGCGTCGTCGGCGACAGCACCATGACCTTCGCGCTCCGCGCCGCGCGGGAGCTGGGGCTCCGCTGCGCCACGCTCTGGACCGCCAGCGCCTGCGGCTTCATCGGTTACTACCACTACCGGCACCTCGTCGAGCGCGGCCTCGTGCCGCTCAAGGACGAGGCGCAGCTCTGCGACGGGTACCTGGACACCACCGTCGTCGACTGGATCCCGGGCGCGCCGAGGGATGGCCTGCGCCTGCGCGACTTCCCGAGCTTCGTGCGCACCACGGACCCGGACGACATCATGCTCAACTTCTTCATCCACGAGACGGCCGCCATGTCGCAGGCGTCAGCCGTGGTCATCAACACCTTCGACGAGCTCGAGGCGCCGCTGCTGGACGCCATGGCGGAGCTCCTGCCACCCGTCTACACCGTGGGTCCGCTCCCGCTGACGGTGCGGAACAACGTGCCCGATGACAGCCCAGTCGCCGCCATCGGGTCCAACCTGTGGAAGGAGCAGGACGCGCCGCTCCGGTGGCTCGACGGCCGCGCGCCGCGCTCCGTCGTGTACGTCAACTTCGGGAGCATCACGGTAATGTCCAACGAGCAGCTGGCCGAGTTCGCGTGGGGGCTGGCCAACACCGGCTACGCCTTCCTCTGGAACGTGCGCCCGGACCTCGTCAAGGGCGACGAGTCCCCCGGTCTGCCGCCAGAGTTTGCGGCCGCGACGGAGGGCCGGAGCATGCTGTCGACGTGGTGCCCGCAGGCGGCGGTGCTGGCGCACGAGGCTGTAGGGGTGTTCCTGACGCACTCCGGCTGGAACTCGACGCTGGAGAGCATCTGCGGCGGCGTGCCGATGGTGTGCTGGCCCTTCTTCGCCGAGCAGCAGACCAACTGCCGGTACAAGCGCACCGAGTGGGGCATCGGTATGGAGGTCGGCGACGAGGTGCGACGCACTGAGGTGGAGGCACTCATACGAGAGGCCatggagggagagaagggacaGGAGATGCGGCGGCGCGTGGCGGAGCTAAGGGAAAGCGCCGTGGCCGCGGCGCGGCCCGGCGGACGTTCCATGCGCAACGTCGACAGGCTCATCGACGAGGTGCTCCAACACTAA
- the LOC133925413 gene encoding uncharacterized protein LOC133925413, whose protein sequence is MGSKKPEASRRSDKTPSPLPIEGAAAQTPLPIEDVPAQDGADPSEVTIASVTAAPVPSISASGTYAPEPSLYASGNSTPEPSLSSSGSIDHAPSISASGTYAPEPSLYALGNSAPEPSLSSSGSFALTPNISASCIFASCFTVSGIFIT, encoded by the exons ATGGGgtctaagaaaccagaagcaagcaggagGTCTGATAAGACCCCAAGcccgctcccaatagagggtGCTGCGGCACAGACACCGCTCCCAATAGAGGACGTAccagcacaagatggggcggat ccgtcagaagtcacaattgCCAGCGTCACGGCCGCCCCCgtgcccagcatctctgcctcaggcacctacGCCCCAGAGCCGAGCCTCTACGCCTCAGGTAACTCcaccccagagccaagcctctcctcCTCAGGCAGCATCGACCacgcgcccagcatctctgcctcaggcacctacGCCCCAGAGCCGAGCCTCTACGCCTTAGGCAActctgccccagagccaagcctctcctcCTCAGGCAGCTTCGCCCTCACGCCCAATATCTCCGCCTCATGCATCTTCGCATCATGCTTCACCGTCTCTGGCATAttcatcacctga